From the Mus musculus strain C57BL/6J chromosome 10, GRCm38.p6 C57BL/6J genome, the window ggaaaatggcgctgcttatatagcccgcagcgtgacgtttcagcacctgatgtggcatgacagctcctgattcgttgctcgcccatcaccccactattacgccccaagaatgggcagtgactaggagtgagttcactctcacacctgcgtacaaggcttgtttactagttaggcacagcggaggccagtgccatcttataatggcgattgcttgcggcacgcacggctctccacaagtgACTACCGAGATGACTGTCCTCCAGGAGGCTGGGTAAACCCAACATTCTGGCCATTCACTTTTTCTCCTAACCCTAAGCCCCTTGCCTCCCAGTTCATCCCCAGGGTTACTTGTCCGTTTGTAAAGCCGTAGTCACAGCTTTGACCCTCATTCCACCATGCATGAGGTTAAAAGTaagtgttccacctatagggttgcagatccctttagctccttgggtactttctctagctcctccattgggggccctgtgatccatccaatagctgatgtgtttgccaggcaccaacatagcctcacaagagacagctatatcagggtccttttagcaaaatcttgctggcatatgcaatagtgtctgggtttggtggctgattatgggatggatccccgggtgtggcagtctctagatggtccatcctttcgtctcagctccaaactttgtaactccttccatgggtgttttgttcccaattctaagaagaagcaaagtgaccacactttggtcttcgttcttcttgagtttcatgtgttttgcaacttgtatcttgggtattctaagtttctgggctaatatccacttatcagtgagtacatatcatgtgagttcttttgtgattgggttacctcactcaggatgatgccctccaggtccatccatttggctaggaatttcataaaatcattatttttaatagctgagtagtactccattgtgtaaatgtaccacattttctgtatccattcctctgttgaggggcatcagggttctttccagcttctggctattataaataaggctgctatgaacatagtggcgcatgtgtcttattaccagttggaacatcttctggatatatacccaagagaggtattgcgagatcctccagtagtactatgtccaattttctgaggaaccgccagactgatttccagagtggttgtacaagcttgcaatcccaccaacaatggaggagtgttcctctttctccacatcctcgttacctatcctaaatcagataggggactaatatccaatatatataaagaactcaagaaggtggactccagaaaaatcaaataaccccattaaaaaatggggctcagagctaaacaaagaattctcacctgaggaataccgaatgactgagaagcacctaaaaaaatgttcaacctccttaatcatcagggaaatgcaaatcaaaacaaccctgagattccatctcacaccagtcagaatggctaagatcaaaaactcaggtgacagcagatgctggtgaggataaaTATCATTTCTGCTGTGAccccttcattttctcttttttctcttatcCATTTGCTCactcattttttaattgtttgattctgaatttaataaaagaaggatgaggaaaaaaaaaagtaagtgttCCCCTCTAATGGGCTTGGTAGCTCTGCCGCCTGTGGCCAACTGCCCTCTGCACGGGGCCTCTGCCCTGATAGGCTCTTAGGCTCCCCACCAGCTCTTGCTGGTGTAGCCTCCTGACTGAGAGCACCACAGTTTTAAAACAATCTAGCTGACATGGGAATTAGAACTCCCCAGATTAAGTCCCATTCTCCCAAGCTCCTCGTTTGAATTATGTTAAGacaacttttttattatttaaattgtcGAAACACTATTTCAAATGTGGATCAAAAAAAGGCCAGCGAGGTGGGATGCGCGCTCTCAACTTCCCAAAGCTCTGTAATCACACCCACTGTAATCACACCCACTGTAATCACACCCACTGTAATCACACCCACTGTAACCACGCCCACTGTAATCACACCCACTGTAATCACAACCACTGTAATCACTCCCACTGTAATGACGCCCACTGTAATCACACCCACTGTAATCACGCCCACTGTAATCACACCCACTGTAATCACACCCACTGTAATGACGCCCACTGTAATCACGCCCACTGTAACCACACCCACTGTAATCACACCCACTGTAATCACACCCAATGTAATCACACCCACTGTAATCACACCCACTGTAATGACGCCCACTGTAATCACACCCACTGTAATCACACCCACTGTAATCACACCCACTGTAATCACGCCCACTGTAACCACACCCACTGTAATCACACCCACTGTAATCACACCCACTGTAATCACACCCACTGTAATGACGCCCACTGTAATCACACCCACTGTAATGACGCCCACTGTAATCACGCCCACTGTAATCACGCCCACTGTAACCACACCCACTGTAACCACACCCACTGTAATCACGCCCACTGTAATCACGCCCACTGTAATCACGCCCACTAGACGCATGAGGTCAGAGCTGCtttgaaaacagaacagaacacatTAGGTCTTCCAAGTCATTCGCAGGGGCCAGTTCTGGTCTTTATACATCAGACACACACTAAGAAAGCGGGCACTGTGCTGTGACCTTTGGAAGCCAGGCTCTTGCCTCTGCTTGTTACAATAACATGGGATGGAGATTGTTCTGCACCATGAAACAGGCTTCTCTGTAGCTGACACTGACGCCCTTAGCGCTTGTCTGACGGCTTTGCAGGTGTTCAATGGATGCTTTTGGATGCCAGGCCTTGTTCGCTTTCAACACTGGATGTGAAACTAGcttccactgagacatctctctgctGCACTGCATGTTTTCCTTCCTCCTATACGTCTTTCAAAAGCAGTCTGTGGGGGACAACCTTGCTCATTTCCACGGGTCCCGAATCTGTGTATGGGTGACTTACAGAGGCGGCAATGTCCAGCAAATGGTAATAATCCTGAAAGGCCAGGGCGGGGCAGAGCTGACTCCCAGCTCCCATCATGTAGTTAGCCCTGGCCTTCTGCCCTGGTCCCAGCTTCTGCCAGCCCTTGTACACCCTCTCCACACACAGCCAGTGCCCCAGTCTGTTAACTAGCTGCTAAGTCATCCTATCTAAGGATTTCAACTGTCTGGGGAAACTCCCAACTGCAGTGACCGATTTTTAAAGAActctttcaaagaagaaaaaggccTTGACTGGCGAGCATTTTTACCACTCCCTCTGGCCCCCAGGGACTGCTTCTGAGAGCTGCCAGTGACTGACAGAATCCCTTTCACAGCATTTGTTCTCCAAAGTCCTCTGATGTGTGCCCCCCTTTCAGCTCCCGAGCAACATAAAAGGCAAGTAAAAATGTCATTGCCACCATTTTACCATGTGTGGTGTTAAGTCACAGAGAGTCACATGAGTCTCCCAACATGGCAGGGATAGTGTCTACCTGGGTGGCAGCATCCTGCCCCTCAAATCCCCAGAGTCATTTGTCCTACCTGAACAACTCTTTCTCTTCACCTCTCTAAACCGGTGGCCGCGTGGCACCTCCCGGGAATGTCGTCCTGTGTCCGATTGCCTGCCTGTCTCAATTCAAATGAGTTCTGAAATACAAACTGGCTGTTTCAGCTGACATCTCTGACACAAAGCAACAAAGTGGGAGTGTTCCTATCGTGTACTGCTTCCGCTGTAGTTGTTTAAGTGCCATTATATGGAGGCCTCTGGCGTGTactaaaaatatactttaaaagtcAAAGGAAGGTGCAGGTACGTTCCGTCCCCAGCACTTCACCAGCCAGGCGTGTATCAGGCCAGTACCTGGGAGGTGGAAACAAGAGGAAACATCTGAAGTCTCCACATAGTGAGATCAAGAGCAACTTAAGTACACtgcactttctctctttctctctctcttttttaacatATCCTCTAATCTTCAggccatctgttttgttttggttttggttttggcttttggttttttttgagacagggtttctctgtttagctctggctatcctggaactcactctgtagaccaggctggcctcgaactcagaaatccatctgcctctgcctcccaagtgctgggattaaaggcgtgcatcatcaCTGCCGGGCCCATTCTGTTCTTCAACTGAGTTTCTGCATATCAGAACATCAAAACACACTgtgcataaacatacacactacatacacacacacacacacacatactacacgcactagatgtacagacacacatacacatgtcatCACACAAGAACATCAAAACCCTGGCTTTTAGAGGAAGAGCACTGGCGTTGAGTGTCAGCAAAATCCTTTGATGGCCCCAGCACTCAGAGGAAATGTCACTCATTTTGTACTTACTACTGAGGAGCTGTGTGTATGCTCTGTCCTGGCACTGGGACCTTGAGGACACCCCTTATTGCCCCATTATGAGATCCATGAGACCCCAAGTGTCTTCCCCAAGGCCCAGTGTCAGGCTGGCAGGATCCGTGGGACCCCTCCAAGGTGTGTTTCCTACCCTACGAGCTCATCAACATTGCTGTTCACGTAGCCTCTCCAGTGCAGGCAATAGCAAAACCAGGCCGTTTCAGCCTGGAAGACAAAGCCCGAACCCTCACAACACACCCGAAGACTCTCATCCTGGCCAGGACCAACACCAACTCAAACCCACACTAATTCCCGCTCCTGTGTTCATCTAAGTCATCGCTTTCTTGGGAAATGTCCTGTCTGTTCTTCATCTATGCAGgtctaatttttgaaaaaaaaaaatgctggcacAAAAACTTAATTTCAAACGTAAAAAGTAATAAGGTATATGGTGTAATAGATTGCACATGGTTGAGGCTGGACAAAGTTAGCCATAAAATTTAGCAGGTAAATCTCGTGTGTCCACACCACAATCTTATGAGGCAGGAAAGTATAATATGGTGGGTCTCCCCAGTGTGGATCAGTTAGGCGACCTTCCCCCAGTCAGCACGCTTGCTTGTTGGGTTTTCTGCAATCTGATTTGGGGGCTTACTGTGATTGCTATAGGTGAGTGTACCGCTCCTCTACACTCATGCActtagagggttttttttatatatacttacttggtgagtgtgtgtgtgtaaatgtttatgtgtgtctagtgtatgtatgtgtatgaatgtatagtatatatatatatatatatatatgtgtgtgtgtgtgtgtgtgtgtgtgtgtgtgtataaagtatatgtgtgtctgtgtgtctagtatgtgtaagtatatgtatatatgtgtgtgtgtatgtttataaatttgtgtgtatatacatgtgtgtgtatgtattgaaCACACACAAGCCTTTGTGCATATGTggagtcagaggataacttacaAATACCTCTTCTCCGcttctaccatatgggttccagagatcaaactccaTTCATCAGGATAGGCCGCAAAcgcccttatccactgagccatcttgccggtccattttgttttgtttatttgacttTCCCTTTTGAGTCACAAAGTTCTGAAACAATATTAATACAGATTTTCGTTCTAGAAGACTATGACCCTCTCTCTGACAGAGTAGCTTGGATGTCCTCAAGGGGAAACAAACCAAATGAATTGTCAATGtcccaagaagaaagaatatgTCTGTCCCATAAAGCCTGTGCCAGCAAGACCTCACGTTCTCGGAGCACCTCCAGTTTGGCAGTCATAGTGTGCGGCTGTGTCTGCCACTCCTCTGCAAACTCCCCAGCTAAGTAGATTGCTGTAAAGCGTGACTAATGAGGTCCTGTGAGCTGACCTAATGAAACCCAACCAGCAGGGTCACCAGGGCCACCAAAGCGTGAGTCTGCATCTCCCTAGGCCGTGTAACCGGATCCGCACTGGCTCTGGAGGGAGGGCCAGGAGACTATCCAGTAGCCAAGGGCACTGTCGGGGCTTCAGAATAACAGCCCGCAGTTGTAATCGAGCCCCATCCCAGGACATTTAGCTGAGCGATCATCTCATCCATCTTTTATTCATAACCGCAGGAGCGCGTCGCCTTTGGCAGTCCTCTCTGCGCTCTCACCTGCATCCCCACCAGCCTTTTCCTTCGTGTCACAGAAGACACACCTGGCACAAGGCATCTTGTCGCTGTGGGTATGGTCACCGGCCCtggactgggacagcatggctgCTGCTCCCTGAGCCAGCAGGAACCACTGGTACCTCGGTGCAAATGTTCAAGTTGTTCTTCAAACCCCAGCAAGGCTGAAGCTGACAGAGATGTGGGGCAACCCTCTGAGGCAAGAGTAGACCTCACTGCCAAAGGGCTTCCTTGcctcatttaattattttatttaatccttgAAGGGGATTGAAAAGAGTAAACATGGCATCTTGCATCTAAATGCCAGCATTTCCACAGGGAGTTCTTAAGTTCCATCAAACCTACCCAGGGACCCCAGCCacacagaaaacccacctcaccTCCACGCATCCTATCCACGACTTTCTGACTCCTCCTCACCAAGCCCTGAGTGAGTAGCTGAAGTGTCAAGCTCTCTCCAGACATTATCTCAGCTCCTTCTGAGAGCTGCATCTCACTTGTTATACAGTCCTGGGCTCTAGCATCTTTTGATGCCTGGGTGGCAGGCTTTATATCAAAGTGGAAAGAAGCAAAAGTGTTGGAGTAAGGCTTCCACTTTAGCCTCAGTAACTCCTTAGGCGCCATGATCCTCCTGGACCTCACTCACGGGGCTTTAAAGTGTTTTAACCATAGCAACATGGACTGTGATCATCATCACTGATAGCTAAGTGAGCATTAGCGGTCGTTTGCATTCCTGATCTCTTGTTTAATTTATCTGGGGGCAGGGCACACGTGTGGCACATAGGCAGTATGAAGGTCACAAGACAACCCTGTAAGGTCCTTTCCCTTGGGTTCTTGGCATCAAGCTCAGGTTACCAGGTTTACACGGCAAGCACTATgcgctgagccatcccaccagtcTGTGAAGCCTCTGGAGTTTAGCTATgatccattatttttttttttttttataaagtggGGTGAATGATGGGTCCCGGGGAAGTCTGTCTTTATTTCAACtctaataaaaagaggaaaaatgcaCTTTTTGTACAGTGTATACTAACGTTCAAGTTGCTAGGTCAGTAATTTTCAAAGTGCAGTCTGGAAACCCTCGGAGGTCACCGAGACTCCGGAAGGTCGTCCATGTGGGTAGAACTATCTCATCCTAACACGGTGGTGCTGTCCCTTCATGCCATGCCTTTATTAGTACATGAAAAGTCCCTTCATGCCGTGCCTTTATTAGTACATGAAAAGCCCCTCTGGTCTCCGCCGCTGGTTTCAGTTATACAGAGTCAACCACAGCCCAAAGGTGTTAAGTAGGAGGTGTCAGAAACAACTCATGGATCATAAATTGCATCCCACTCTGGCAGTGCGAGGGTATGTGGGGCTCTGACAGCACCCCATCTGGCTGTGAACCAACCCCTCTGTCCCTTGTATCTGTAGTGCGAGCCCTACCTGGCCCTAACTTCCTACCCAGCTCAGTTATCAGAGCGACAGAGGTACCAGCATGGAAGTGCTTGTGTCAGAAAGAtaccttaatttattttttctgcttTATAATAGGTCCACAAGAGTAACAGCACTGATAGTTTTGGGCTCTGTCTAAGAGAGGTTGTGAGATGTGTCCCTTACATGAAAAGTGAAAGTTCTTGATGAATGAAAAATATGTGCCGTTTGTTAATATGGACAAGAACAAATCTACCCATGATATCGTTAAGAATGGGAAGAGAACCCATGATAGTTTTACTGTCATGCGCGACGCTGCCAACATTACAGAAGGATAGACAAGATGGCTCGGCTGTAAATATAGACTTGCCACAGAAGCCTGATAacctgggttggatccctggaacacACTCGGGAGGGAAAGAATTGACTCCAAAAAGCTGCCCTCTACAATCACGCCATGACACATGtgtgcccacactcacacacatacagcatacacagagacacatagtaataacattttttaacttaaaagttATTTAGCCACATAGACAAGGATGCTAGCGCATACCTGTAGTCCCAAAACTTGGCAAGTGGAGGatatcaggattagaagttcaaatgATCCTAGGCAGTATAGTCTGGGACACGAGACTCTTGTCTTTAAATAAGTAAGTGATAGCCACGAGTGGTGCACGTTTAGCTAAGATAGGAAAGGCATTCCCATCCTGCTGGGAATCCACTGGGGATCTTGGAATGTAGCTCTCAGAGATAAGAGGAGACGTCTGTCTATTCAGTGGAATTTTCTAGAGGCAACTAGATATGTGATGATGTCATCACTTCATTCCTAATGGACCGTGCGCTCATAACATTCTTTCCCTCTACGTCTCCTCCGTTATCATTTTGAATGTGTAAGTGGCAGTCGCTGTGACTCACCTCTTAACTTTGTGACCAACCCCACGGTTCGTCCTGCAGCTACTCTGTCTTCTGTCATGTGCTCCCTTCAGGCTGTCCGGGTCCAACTTCCCCGCAGAGGACTGGCTGTGGAACTACGAGAAACACGGAAACCGGCACTCAGTGATGAGGAGGGTCAAGCGCTTCCTGAGTACCCACGAGCATCCTGGCAgccccaggaggaggaggagcttcgGCAGGCAGGCCAGCGACAGCTCCATGTTCTTACCCCCAAGCCCAGCTCGGGATCTGCTGGATGTGCCGTCCAGGAACCCCCACCGAGGCTCGCCCACACGGAAGCAATCCCGCTCCCAAGAGGGCAGCCCCAAGCTGCACTCCAGCATGGGAGAACTGTCCACCATCAGGGAGACCAGCCGTACCAGCACGCTGCAGAGCCTGAGCCCGCAGTCCAGCGTGAGGTCCTCCCCTACCAAAATGCCCCAGGTCCCTGAGGTCCTAATCACCGCCGCTGAAGCACCAGCGTTCTCAGCAGACAGCCATCAGCATGACTCCACTACCTCCATCTTGAGCCTCGAGTTCACCGGGGTGCAGCCGAGCGGGACTGAGCAGCAGGTAGAGCCTTCAGGGACCCCACCTGGAGACCCCAATCCCCAGACTACTTCAGCCAGTACTGAAAGAGACTTGTTCAAGTTCGAGGAAGATCTAGAGGATGACAGATTTCCCAAAAGGTGGAGCCTGCCAGAGTTTCTGGAGTCCAGGCACACCTCGCTGGGAAACTTAGGTCCAGATCCTGTGAGTCCCCGGGATGCTCTTCTTTTACCTGACACAGAAACACCCTCAGAGACCAACGGAATCCATCCTGGGGCTGGCTCTGCCCTCGCCCCCGACATCCTGTACTTAATGGAAAGTTTGGATAAGGAAACAGACATCTTGGAGTTTAACAACGAGCACACTGGAGAATCCCCGAAGGGAACACCACAGCGCCCCAGGACCTGGTTCTAACCCAGCTCCCTACTTTACATAAAGCTGTCTGCACCAGTCCCGGAATCGGCCCCCAGGAACTGGCCAGCATTTGGAGAAATGATCCTACTATACAAGCTACTTAGAACTCTGAAGGGCGTTATGATCAAACACATCCACATTGTCTAGCACACAGGGGCTTTCATGGAAGTTTTACAGCCCAAATTGATTACCGTAACCAAATAAGGGATATCATATAAATGCATATGGCTTATACACTTACACTTGATTAGCTTTGGGAAGAGCCAAAACAGATCATAGTCCAATACTATAGAAACAAAGGCCCAGACACAAAGTGTCTTGTTCCTTTCCTGGCTCCTTCCCCTACCTCTCTTTTCCTTTAGCTACAGAGACAAGAAGAGTCAGACCATGCCATGCCCAGAGATCCTTTTCTGCTTAGAGTTGTTCCACTGACTTCCTGACCATCTCACACCTACCTTCTATAACATTGCTACCATCTTTCCTTAATCCTTAAACTCCCTCAGCTCCAGAAAGTTCCACTTCTCTTCAAGAACTATCTCATTGTCGGATCttcgtttctctctctcccttttactcttccatttttcctcttcctttctccctgtctaGCTCCTCCCATGACTCTAATCTGTCCCTCTTTCCAACTCTGTCACCTGCTCAAACTATAAGACACTAGTACAGGAATCTAACACACCTAGCCTCCCATGCTTCTAGGCTTGCCAGAGAGGTGAGTGTGGGTTGATGGTACCCACCATCATCTCAAaccctctgctcctcctgctcctcctcctgctcctccccctcctcctgctcctcctcctgctcctcctcctgctcctgctcctcctcctcctcctgcccctcctcctgctcctcctcctgctcctcctcctgctcctcctcctgttcctcctcctgttcctcctcctgttcctcctcctgttcctcctcctcctcctgctcctcctcctgctcctgctcctcctcctcctcctgcccctcctcctgctcctcctcctgctcctcctcctgttcctgctcctcctcctgttcctcctcctcctcctgctcctcctcctgctccttctcctgttcctcctcctgctcctcctcctcttcctcctgctcctcctcctgctcctcctcttcctcttgctcctcctcctgctcctcctcctcttcctcctgctcctcctcctgttcctcctcctgttcctcctcctcctcctgctcctcctcctgctcctcctcctcctcctgcccctcctcctgctcctcctcctgctcctcctcctgttcctcctcctcctcctgctcctcctcctgctcctcctcctgttcctcctcctgttcctcctcctgttcctcctcctcctcctgctcctgctcctcctcctcctcctgctcttcctcccgtTCCTGCTCCTTCCTCTTGGACACGAAAGAACAACAAAGCTAAGGGATATGAAAACTGCATAGCTGAGTGCTGCACCACCGAAGGGTGACATGGTTTGGATCTGCTGAACACAGTCCTAACCAAAACCATCCCAGCTGTGTCACAGCATGGGACCAGTTACTATGTCGATCTGGTTGTCTTATTATGAAGCAGGATATGAGAGCTTTGTGGATTACAGGGTCCAGGACCGCACAATGAGAACAGAGTTGCCAACCGCCTTTGAGAAGCCTGCACGTTATGTTGTGCAAGCTCGAAGCCTTGAAAAGCTTTGCATCCTGAGGGCTAGCCTTTCCACCTGTCGTGTCCTGAAGCTTGAGATGTGGCTTCAGGAACAAGAAAGTCTAATAGCAGTGACACTGATCGGGTGTCTCCATGCTCCTTGCAGTCCGGTCTGAAGTCCACAGATGACCTCAGAATCCTTGAACGAGAGCGATGAGACCAACGTGTACCTTTAGCTCCACTTTACAGAGATGAAAACAGGTGCATCTGAGAACTCATTTTCCTGAACTCACATTAGCCAGGGT encodes:
- the Best3 gene encoding bestrophin-3 isoform X2; its protein translation is MLLISSSVHGSDQHGRLLRRTLMRYVNLTSLLIFRSVSTAVYKRFPTMDHVVEAGFMTADERKLFDHLKSPHLKYWVPFIWFGNLATKARNEGRIRDSVDLQSLMTEMNRYRSWCSLLFGYDWVGIPLVYTQVVTLAVYTFFFACLIGRQFLDPTKGYVGHDLDLYVPIFTLLQFFFYAGWLKVAEQLINPFGEDDDDFETNWCIDRNLQVSLLAVDEMHMSLPKMKKDIYWDDSAARPPYTLAAADYCIPSFLGSTIQMGLSGSNFPAEDWLWNYEKHGNRHSVMRRVKRFLSTHEHPGSPRRRRSFGRQASDSSMFLPPSPARDLLDVPSRNPHRGSPTRKQSRSQEGSPKLHSSMGELSTIRETSRTSTLQSLSPQSSVRSSPTKMPQVPEVLITAAEAPAFSADSHQHDSTTSILSLEFTGVQPSGTEQQVEPSGTPPGDPNPQTTSASTERDLFKFEEDLEDDRFPKRWSLPEFLESRHTSLGNLGPDPVSPRDALLLPDTETPSETNGIHPGAGSALAPDILYLMESLDKETDILEFNNEHTGESPKGTPQRPRTWF
- the Best3 gene encoding bestrophin-3 isoform X3; translated protein: MLLISSSVHGSDQHGRLLRRTLMRYVNLTSLLIFRSVSTAVYKRFPTMDHVVEAGFMTADERKLFDHLKSPHLKYWVPFIWFGNLATKARNEGRIRDSVDLQSLMTVVTLAVYTFFFACLIGRQFLDPTKGYVGHDLDLYVPIFTLLQFFFYAGWLKVAEQLINPFGEDDDDFETNWCIDRNLQVSLLAVDEMHMSLPKMKKDIYWDDSAARPPYTLAAADYCIPSFLGSTIQMGLSGSNFPAEDWLWNYEKHGNRHSVMRRVKRFLSTHEHPGSPRRRRSFGRQASDSSMFLPPSPARDLLDVPSRNPHRGSPTRKQSRSQEGSPKLHSSMGELSTIRETSRTSTLQSLSPQSSVRSSPTKMPQVPEVLITAAEAPAFSADSHQHDSTTSILSLEFTGVQPSGTEQQVEPSGTPPGDPNPQTTSASTERDLFKFEEDLEDDRFPKRWSLPEFLESRHTSLGNLGPDPVSPRDALLLPDTETPSETNGIHPGAGSALAPDILYLMESLDKETDILEFNNEHTGESPKGTPQRPRTWF